A DNA window from Candidatus Eisenbacteria bacterium contains the following coding sequences:
- a CDS encoding carboxypeptidase regulatory-like domain-containing protein, with protein sequence MAGPYAQGTAGDVLLENGRIRVVISGVDHALGAAASGGRIIDAAPVGGEDAWGQSVLALTEEFPRQVRYKEMELIEPGAFGGTAGVRFLGEDSRVDDIEIRTEYLLGEGDSYITIRTVYHYGMHHDQEEGIAADRIECGGALPFLPGFGFLAEGEPPEEIDPDPSMLILVGETTCYGWTSREGDGFTPLRDGAIRYRLRRFRVPAMGERVLERRLWVVRGDPAALRAAAVDEPSILVEGRVEGNRSGDPVAGAWVELLGAAGLVTAARTDDEGRFRAWLPPGDDYRARAVFPEGRAGRDKRFRVEPDRPVSIDLHAEENAVIHFVIQDDGGVSVAGKVTVCEERGGPPARESGRIAPRAVAYAGDGEGTIRLPEGRYRLVASRGIAWSLDEREMRLRSGDREEVVFRIRREVDETGLTPADLDLRTTAGLRSPVPAAERIEAARAEGLRAAVIADRGVVTLVPSLPAFLVVPGEEIVLRDIGRFVVFPVDPDRAIQPLGGRGAEGKTPGELFRLFRRRPGPPLVMVHAPRSAEEGYFRSMGVDPVTGLSNNLEFETGFDLVEVATGTSLEDAGDVLADWFHLLNLGHRLFAAGSSASDGGDRASAGMPRVLVETREGSLTRETFLGALGEGRSSLTTGPLVRLRVNGAGRSGDLVPDDDGLVELAVRVEAAEWIDVDRIRVFGNGAPVLSPAVRSGGGTVRCDVRETLAIYRDTWFVVVVSGDRSLDPVYTGPSGGPVLPVAVTNPIWVDFNGNGRFDPPGAR encoded by the coding sequence TTGGCCGGTCCTTACGCTCAAGGGACCGCCGGAGACGTGCTGCTCGAAAACGGCCGGATCCGGGTGGTGATCAGCGGCGTCGATCACGCCCTCGGCGCCGCCGCCAGTGGCGGGCGAATCATCGACGCGGCTCCCGTCGGCGGCGAGGACGCCTGGGGGCAGTCGGTCCTGGCGCTGACCGAAGAGTTCCCCCGACAGGTCCGCTATAAGGAAATGGAACTGATCGAGCCGGGCGCATTCGGCGGGACCGCCGGAGTGCGTTTCCTCGGTGAAGACAGCCGAGTGGACGACATCGAGATCCGGACCGAGTATCTGCTCGGCGAGGGGGACTCCTACATCACCATCCGCACGGTGTACCACTACGGCATGCATCACGACCAAGAGGAAGGGATCGCCGCGGACCGGATCGAGTGCGGCGGCGCGCTCCCCTTCCTTCCCGGATTCGGCTTTCTGGCCGAGGGGGAGCCGCCGGAGGAGATCGATCCGGATCCTTCCATGCTGATACTGGTCGGCGAGACGACCTGTTACGGCTGGACCTCCCGCGAAGGGGACGGGTTCACTCCTCTCCGGGACGGGGCGATCCGTTATCGACTCCGGCGTTTCCGCGTTCCCGCCATGGGGGAGCGCGTTCTGGAGAGACGTCTCTGGGTGGTGCGTGGCGACCCGGCCGCGCTCCGCGCGGCGGCGGTGGACGAGCCGTCGATCCTCGTCGAGGGGCGTGTGGAGGGGAACCGGAGCGGCGATCCGGTCGCCGGCGCCTGGGTGGAACTGCTCGGCGCGGCGGGCCTGGTCACGGCGGCCCGCACCGACGACGAGGGGCGTTTCCGGGCGTGGCTTCCCCCGGGCGACGACTATCGGGCGCGGGCGGTTTTCCCGGAAGGGCGCGCAGGAAGAGACAAGCGTTTCCGCGTCGAACCGGACAGGCCCGTCTCGATCGACCTCCACGCCGAAGAGAACGCGGTCATCCATTTCGTCATCCAAGACGACGGGGGAGTATCGGTTGCCGGCAAGGTGACGGTGTGCGAGGAGAGGGGCGGCCCGCCGGCTCGCGAAAGCGGGCGCATCGCGCCCCGGGCCGTGGCGTACGCCGGGGACGGTGAGGGAACGATCCGACTCCCCGAGGGGCGCTATCGCCTGGTCGCGTCGCGGGGGATCGCGTGGTCTTTGGACGAGAGGGAGATGCGCCTCCGTTCCGGCGACCGGGAAGAGGTGGTCTTCCGGATCCGCCGCGAAGTGGACGAGACCGGACTGACTCCGGCGGATCTCGATCTACGCACGACCGCCGGTCTGCGGAGCCCCGTTCCGGCCGCCGAGAGGATCGAGGCCGCCCGCGCCGAGGGGCTACGGGCGGCTGTGATCGCCGATCGGGGCGTGGTGACCCTCGTTCCCTCCCTCCCCGCTTTTCTCGTCGTCCCGGGAGAGGAGATCGTCCTTCGCGACATCGGACGGTTCGTCGTCTTTCCCGTCGATCCGGACCGGGCGATCCAACCGCTCGGCGGCCGTGGGGCGGAGGGGAAGACGCCGGGCGAATTGTTCCGTCTGTTCCGGCGAAGGCCCGGCCCGCCTCTCGTGATGGTGCATGCGCCGAGGAGCGCCGAAGAGGGCTATTTTCGGAGCATGGGCGTCGATCCGGTCACCGGCCTCTCGAACAACTTGGAATTCGAAACCGGTTTCGACCTCGTGGAGGTGGCGACGGGGACCTCCCTGGAGGACGCGGGCGACGTGCTGGCCGACTGGTTTCATCTGTTGAACCTGGGGCACAGGCTCTTCGCCGCCGGGAGTTCCGCCTCCGACGGCGGGGACCGCGCCTCGGCGGGCATGCCCCGCGTCCTGGTGGAGACGAGGGAAGGGTCCCTTACTCGGGAGACCTTCCTCGGCGCACTCGGTGAAGGGCGCTCCTCGCTGACCACAGGCCCGCTGGTCCGTCTCCGCGTGAACGGCGCCGGTCGTTCCGGCGATCTCGTACCGGACGACGACGGGCTCGTGGAACTCGCCGTCCGTGTGGAGGCGGCGGAATGGATCGACGTAGACCGGATCCGTGTTTTCGGAAACGGCGCGCCCGTGCTCTCCCCCGCGGTTCGCTCCGGCGGAGGAACGGTCCGGTGCGACGTCCGGGAAACACTCGCTATCTACCGGGACACCTGGTTCGTGGTGGTCGTTTCCGGAGACCGCTCCCTCGACCCGGTCTACACCGGGCCGAGCGGCGGGCCGGTCCTGCCGGTGGCGGTCACCAACCCGATCTGGGTCGATTTCAACGGCAACGGGCGCTTCGACCCGCCCGGCGCCCGCTGA
- the acpP gene encoding acyl carrier protein: protein MSHEQKVKEIIMEQLGVGADQVVPDASFIDDLGADSLDTVELVMALEEAFDIEIPDEEAEKITTVKDAINYLNENAG, encoded by the coding sequence ATGTCGCACGAACAGAAGGTGAAAGAGATCATTATGGAGCAGCTCGGCGTGGGAGCGGACCAGGTCGTCCCCGACGCGTCCTTCATCGACGATCTCGGCGCGGACTCGTTGGACACGGTCGAGCTGGTCATGGCTCTCGAAGAGGCCTTCGACATCGAGATCCCCGACGAAGAGGCGGAGAAGATCACCACGGTGAAGGACGCGATCAACTACCTGAACGAGAACGCCGGATAA
- a CDS encoding DUF177 domain-containing protein has translation MTEPPPVRYIIGFKAIPPTDRKPDRAYRRSTFPWPAQPNGERVDVEREIGEEGAPGPDSDRGLRFSGDGNVMGALRIDLGTVREGVNRFSFRFGPEEIGLEEEDAVYREAIEADLELIRTGSTLTVRGPIRTRVERVCSRCLAPTDENVEARLDEIARIEGDRIRLIDDPFDRGYEYLESRNGAFSLDPLVREAILVCSPIKPLCRPDCRGLCPRCGADLNRGDCECPSEEPHPAWEALRKLNEQREKRD, from the coding sequence TTGACAGAACCTCCTCCCGTCCGCTACATTATCGGATTCAAGGCGATTCCGCCGACCGACCGGAAACCGGACCGCGCCTACCGCCGGAGCACCTTCCCCTGGCCCGCGCAGCCCAACGGAGAACGCGTCGACGTGGAGCGGGAAATCGGTGAGGAGGGCGCGCCGGGGCCGGACTCGGATCGCGGTCTCCGTTTCTCGGGGGATGGAAACGTCATGGGAGCGCTTCGGATCGATCTCGGTACCGTCAGGGAGGGAGTGAACCGTTTCTCCTTCCGCTTCGGCCCGGAGGAGATCGGCCTCGAAGAGGAGGACGCGGTCTACAGGGAGGCGATCGAGGCCGATCTGGAGCTGATTCGGACCGGATCGACGCTCACCGTGCGGGGGCCGATCCGGACGCGCGTGGAGCGCGTTTGCAGCCGTTGCCTCGCGCCGACCGACGAGAATGTGGAGGCGCGGCTGGACGAAATCGCCCGCATCGAGGGGGACCGGATCCGGTTGATCGACGACCCTTTCGATCGGGGGTACGAGTACCTGGAGAGCCGCAACGGGGCCTTTTCCCTTGACCCTCTGGTACGGGAGGCCATACTTGTCTGCTCTCCCATCAAGCCGCTCTGCCGGCCGGATTGCCGCGGGCTCTGTCCGCGATGCGGAGCGGACCTGAACCGTGGAGATTGCGAATGCCCTTCGGAGGAGCCCCACCCGGCTTGGGAGGCCCTCCGGAAACTGAACGAACAACGAGAGAAAAGGGACTGA
- a CDS encoding insulinase family protein, which translates to MKRKESSDGMAGPIRALRLRNGLSVLLKPVRSSPVVSVWCWYRVGSSDERPGVTGMAHWLEHMNFKGTARFSKEEMKNLIEKRGGYWNAYTWIDQTAYFETLPKQHLDLALELEAERMTRSRLDRAEFESERTVILSELRGGENHPESLLDREVTAAVFRAHSYRWPTVGWERDVSRITREEMVDFYRTHYVPRNATLVVVGDFAAGPTLRTIRRLFGDIENREPPRSFKTPEAALRGERRVELEGGGNTTYLHVAFPAPSVREPDAHVLAVLDAVIGGAKGINLWSYDSEVRRSSPLYERLIDARLATGVRSFYIPTRDPFLYYFAATAAEGVPVERLERRLLETLDRIASRRPGKRELRKAKNQLRATVVFQSDSVTELAHQIGYYNTVDRYGFFEEFLPRAEAVTAEQVRDLASRLLDRRNRTVGVYRPSGERRGK; encoded by the coding sequence TTGAAGCGCAAAGAGTCCTCCGACGGAATGGCGGGTCCGATTCGCGCCCTTCGGCTCCGAAACGGCCTCTCCGTTCTCCTCAAACCGGTCCGCTCCTCCCCGGTGGTGAGCGTCTGGTGTTGGTATCGGGTCGGCTCCTCCGACGAGCGGCCAGGCGTCACCGGCATGGCCCATTGGTTGGAGCACATGAACTTCAAGGGGACGGCGCGCTTTTCGAAGGAGGAGATGAAGAACCTGATCGAGAAGAGGGGCGGCTACTGGAACGCCTACACCTGGATCGATCAGACCGCCTACTTCGAGACACTGCCGAAGCAGCACCTGGACCTCGCCCTCGAGCTGGAGGCGGAGCGGATGACCCGGAGCCGCCTCGACCGGGCCGAGTTCGAGTCGGAGAGGACGGTGATCCTGAGCGAGCTGAGGGGAGGGGAGAACCATCCCGAGTCGCTCCTCGATCGGGAGGTGACCGCCGCCGTTTTTCGCGCCCACAGCTATCGGTGGCCCACCGTCGGCTGGGAGCGGGACGTGAGCCGCATCACCCGCGAGGAGATGGTCGATTTCTATCGCACGCATTACGTCCCCCGAAACGCGACGCTGGTGGTGGTCGGAGATTTCGCCGCCGGCCCGACGCTCCGGACGATTCGCCGCCTCTTCGGCGACATCGAAAACCGCGAGCCGCCTCGGTCCTTCAAAACCCCCGAGGCGGCCCTGCGCGGCGAGAGGCGCGTGGAGCTGGAGGGGGGCGGGAACACGACCTACCTGCACGTCGCCTTCCCCGCCCCGTCGGTCCGTGAGCCGGACGCGCACGTCCTGGCCGTTCTCGACGCGGTGATCGGCGGCGCCAAGGGGATCAACCTCTGGAGCTACGACAGCGAGGTGCGCCGCAGTTCGCCCCTCTACGAGAGGTTGATCGACGCGCGCCTCGCCACCGGCGTCCGTTCCTTCTACATCCCCACCCGGGACCCTTTCCTCTATTACTTCGCCGCCACCGCCGCGGAGGGAGTGCCGGTGGAACGTCTGGAGCGCCGCCTACTGGAGACACTCGACCGGATCGCCTCCCGGCGTCCCGGCAAGCGGGAACTCCGAAAGGCGAAGAACCAGCTCCGCGCCACCGTCGTCTTCCAGAGCGATTCGGTGACCGAACTGGCTCACCAGATCGGGTACTACAACACCGTCGATCGCTACGGTTTCTTCGAGGAATTCCTCCCGCGGGCGGAGGCGGTGACGGCGGAGCAGGTGCGGGACCTGGCCTCGCGCCTCCTGGACCGGCGGAACAGGACCGTCGGCGTGTACCGCCCGAGCGGCGAGAGGAGGGGAAAATGA
- a CDS encoding ketoacyl-ACP synthase III, with protein MSKQRVCIQGTGSYAPEKILTNADLEKMVDTTDEWIVTRSGIRERHISTDDQATSDMATPAALRACEAAGVEPADLDAIIVGTATGDRPFPSTAVVVQANIGASNAYAFDVSAACSGFLFGLSVGRSIIHDDRAGTVLVIGAETLTKVTDWVDRSSCVLFGDGAGAVILQKTDEDRGILSINTGSDGTLQELLYQPAGGSRMPASHETVDQRLHTIKMEGREVFKHAVTHMSEAALKALADAGYEGPDLDWLFPHQANLRIMEAVAKRIRVPRERVFVNLDRYGNTSAASIPIALDEAVRGGHCGPGALIELVAFGAGFTWAAAVVRL; from the coding sequence TTGAGTAAGCAACGCGTATGCATCCAAGGGACCGGATCTTACGCTCCGGAGAAAATTCTGACCAACGCCGACCTGGAGAAGATGGTCGATACCACGGACGAGTGGATCGTCACGCGTAGCGGAATCCGGGAGCGGCACATCAGCACGGATGACCAGGCCACGTCCGACATGGCGACGCCGGCGGCGCTCCGCGCCTGCGAGGCGGCCGGCGTGGAACCGGCGGACCTGGACGCGATCATCGTGGGGACCGCGACGGGAGACCGTCCCTTTCCATCCACGGCGGTGGTGGTGCAGGCGAACATCGGCGCGTCGAACGCCTACGCCTTCGACGTTTCCGCGGCGTGCAGCGGATTCCTTTTCGGCCTCTCGGTCGGGCGGTCGATCATCCACGACGATCGGGCGGGGACGGTGCTCGTCATCGGCGCCGAGACGCTCACCAAAGTAACCGATTGGGTGGACCGGTCCTCCTGTGTTCTCTTCGGCGACGGCGCCGGCGCCGTGATCCTGCAGAAGACGGACGAGGACCGGGGGATCCTGTCGATCAACACGGGGAGCGACGGCACGCTGCAGGAGCTGCTCTACCAGCCCGCAGGCGGGAGCCGGATGCCCGCCTCTCACGAAACGGTGGACCAAAGGCTGCACACCATCAAGATGGAGGGGCGGGAGGTCTTCAAACACGCCGTAACGCACATGAGCGAGGCGGCGCTGAAGGCGCTCGCCGACGCCGGCTACGAGGGGCCCGACTTGGACTGGCTCTTTCCGCACCAGGCGAACCTCCGAATCATGGAGGCGGTGGCCAAGCGGATCCGGGTCCCCCGGGAGCGGGTGTTCGTCAATCTGGACCGCTATGGGAATACGTCGGCCGCTTCCATTCCGATCGCCCTCGACGAGGCGGTTCGCGGCGGCCATTGCGGCCCCGGAGCGCTCATCGAGCTGGTCGCTTTCGGCGCCGGCTTCACCTGGGCGGCCGCCGTGGTGAGACTGTGA
- the rpmF gene encoding 50S ribosomal protein L32: MGLPKRRTSKARRDKRRSHHGLSVVNPSTCSHCGQPKPPHRVCPSCGYYNGRRVVIVE, encoded by the coding sequence ATGGGACTGCCGAAAAGGCGTACTTCCAAAGCGCGACGGGACAAGAGGCGTTCCCATCACGGCCTGTCCGTCGTGAACCCCTCGACCTGCTCGCACTGCGGCCAGCCCAAACCGCCCCATCGGGTCTGCCCGAGCTGCGGATATTACAACGGACGGCGGGTCGTCATCGTCGAATAG
- the plsX gene encoding phosphate acyltransferase PlsX produces the protein MRIAVDAMGGDSGVSVTVAGVAEFLRRYPDEAEIVLVGDRERIARELDRAGGWSTRPEIEHASEEIGMREEAAAASRRKRDSSISRGILLQKEGRADAFVSAGNTGAVVATSLLNLGRLPGVRRPAIATYLPNERNGFVLLDIGATKECKPTDLVQFAHMGALFAERILKRENPRVGLLNIGEEEGKGNDLVKEAHGLLGRAKLRFAGNVEPVGMFRGEVDVAVCDGFIGNLLLKFAEGLMEFAFESFRGDVSRGAASRVGALLLKPSFRRLKRQLSYEDYGGAPLLGVDGTCMISHGRSSPLALANAIRSASRFVRYDINGEIREKLQTWEEVTVE, from the coding sequence TTGCGGATCGCCGTGGATGCGATGGGCGGAGACTCGGGCGTCTCCGTGACGGTCGCCGGCGTGGCGGAGTTCCTGCGCCGGTACCCGGACGAGGCGGAGATCGTCCTCGTCGGGGATCGGGAGCGTATCGCCCGTGAACTGGACCGGGCAGGCGGATGGTCGACCCGTCCGGAGATCGAGCACGCTTCCGAGGAGATCGGGATGCGCGAGGAGGCCGCCGCGGCGAGCCGCCGGAAGCGCGACTCCTCCATCAGCCGCGGAATCCTCCTGCAGAAAGAGGGGAGGGCGGACGCCTTCGTCAGCGCCGGCAACACCGGCGCCGTCGTCGCCACCAGCCTTCTGAACCTCGGCCGGCTTCCCGGCGTGCGCCGGCCCGCCATCGCCACCTACCTCCCCAACGAGCGGAACGGTTTCGTTCTCCTCGACATCGGCGCCACCAAGGAATGCAAACCGACGGATCTCGTGCAGTTCGCCCACATGGGCGCCCTCTTTGCCGAGAGGATCCTGAAACGGGAGAATCCCCGGGTCGGCCTGCTCAACATCGGTGAGGAGGAAGGGAAGGGGAACGACTTGGTCAAGGAGGCGCACGGGCTCCTCGGGCGGGCGAAGCTCCGGTTCGCGGGGAACGTGGAACCGGTGGGGATGTTCCGCGGCGAGGTGGACGTGGCGGTCTGCGACGGGTTCATCGGCAATCTTCTTCTGAAATTCGCCGAGGGGCTTATGGAGTTCGCCTTCGAGTCCTTCCGGGGCGATGTTTCCCGCGGCGCCGCCTCCCGGGTCGGCGCCCTTCTTCTCAAACCGTCCTTCCGGCGGTTGAAAAGACAGCTCAGCTACGAGGATTACGGGGGCGCCCCCCTCCTGGGGGTTGACGGCACCTGTATGATCAGTCACGGTCGATCCTCCCCGTTGGCTCTCGCGAACGCGATTCGTTCGGCGAGCCGGTTCGTGCGGTACGACATAAACGGAGAGATACGGGAGAAACTTCAGACCTGGGAAGAGGTGACCGTTGAGTAA
- the fabD gene encoding ACP S-malonyltransferase, translating to MSAGFGYLFPGQGSQFVGMGRSLREEYPETREIFDVADEVMEIPLSKIAFEGPEETLRETRYTQPAILMVSLAILKLLDEKGWRPGIVAGHSLGEYSALVAARVLEPRDALAAVKRRAELMFMAGERWPGTMAAVLGLSADQVTQVCREAEDAGIVRPANFNAPGQIVISGEVPAVERAMELAADRGAKKVVPLPVSGAFHSELMGEASEGLRECLEATPFRDAEAPVVVNVDAVPMVKGADLRDALVRQLRGAVRWEDGMRRMGEEGFTRFYEVGPGRVLKGLARKIDRSFEVDCIEDAETFRKETGV from the coding sequence ATGTCCGCTGGATTCGGGTACCTCTTTCCCGGACAGGGTTCGCAATTCGTCGGCATGGGAAGGAGCCTTCGGGAGGAGTATCCGGAGACGCGCGAGATCTTCGACGTCGCCGACGAGGTGATGGAGATCCCGCTCTCCAAGATCGCCTTCGAGGGGCCGGAGGAGACGCTCCGGGAAACGCGGTACACCCAGCCCGCGATCCTCATGGTAAGCCTCGCGATCCTGAAACTTTTAGATGAAAAAGGATGGCGGCCGGGTATCGTGGCGGGCCACAGCCTGGGCGAGTATTCGGCGCTGGTGGCGGCGCGTGTGCTGGAGCCCCGGGACGCCCTCGCGGCGGTCAAGCGCCGCGCCGAGCTGATGTTCATGGCCGGAGAGCGCTGGCCCGGCACGATGGCCGCCGTGCTGGGCCTCTCCGCCGATCAGGTCACGCAGGTCTGCCGCGAGGCGGAGGACGCCGGCATCGTGCGTCCCGCCAACTTCAACGCGCCGGGGCAGATCGTCATCTCCGGCGAAGTGCCCGCGGTGGAACGGGCGATGGAACTCGCCGCGGACCGGGGCGCCAAGAAGGTCGTTCCCCTCCCGGTCAGCGGCGCCTTTCATTCCGAGCTGATGGGCGAGGCGTCGGAGGGACTTCGGGAGTGTCTCGAAGCGACCCCTTTCCGGGACGCCGAGGCGCCGGTCGTGGTCAACGTGGACGCCGTTCCGATGGTGAAGGGGGCGGATCTGCGCGACGCGCTGGTGCGGCAGCTCCGAGGCGCCGTCCGCTGGGAGGACGGGATGCGGCGGATGGGCGAAGAGGGCTTTACCCGTTTCTATGAAGTCGGACCGGGCCGCGTACTCAAGGGACTGGCCCGCAAGATCGACCGCTCCTTCGAGGTGGATTGCATCGAGGACGCCGAAACGTTTCGCAAGGAGACCGGTGTCTAG
- a CDS encoding insulinase family protein, with protein MTRTVLENGMRVIVRANRLSPSVSVRLCLQTGSVQDPPGRDGLALAVGLLLDEGTRRRTGRQIADRIDFLGAETDVVVNKHATVLVASALREHLEEILRLQAETVMEPSFPAREIGKIRGQMMSGVLEEEHDTRSVSLRQLAMRLYPPSHPYRRSGGGDRKSVRAFDRNDIVRFHKRRYHPAGAILVVVGDVEEERAARIAKRVFSGWNISGDGEPPPVPDAKGPTAPSAVSTVIPDKTQCDLVFGWVGLRRTDPDFYNAAVLNQILGAFGMGGRLGNRIREEEGLAYSVHGSVHASIGAGPFLIRAGVHPDHVIRAARIIREEVDRIRRERVAPRELREVRDYLIDSIPLRLETNDGIAAFLLREEYYGLGPDYLDRYKEEIRGVTREGVRRVARRILRKGGWVVAAAGPPLPEPLEKVLPGRRRVRSGA; from the coding sequence ATGACGCGGACCGTGCTCGAAAACGGCATGCGGGTGATCGTCCGGGCGAACCGGCTCAGCCCCTCCGTGTCCGTCCGTCTCTGCCTGCAGACCGGATCGGTCCAGGACCCGCCGGGGCGGGACGGCCTCGCGCTCGCCGTCGGCCTTCTTCTCGATGAGGGGACCCGCAGGAGGACGGGGCGGCAGATCGCGGACCGAATCGATTTTCTGGGCGCCGAGACGGACGTGGTGGTGAACAAACACGCCACCGTGCTGGTCGCCTCCGCCCTCCGGGAACACCTGGAGGAGATCCTCCGCCTCCAGGCGGAGACGGTGATGGAGCCCTCCTTCCCGGCCCGGGAGATCGGCAAGATCCGCGGGCAGATGATGAGCGGCGTTCTGGAGGAGGAGCACGACACCCGCTCGGTGTCGCTCCGGCAACTGGCGATGCGCCTCTACCCGCCCAGCCATCCCTACCGGCGTTCCGGCGGCGGCGACAGGAAGAGCGTGCGCGCCTTCGACCGAAACGACATCGTCCGTTTTCACAAACGGCGTTACCATCCCGCCGGAGCGATTCTGGTCGTCGTCGGGGACGTGGAGGAGGAGCGCGCCGCGCGGATCGCGAAGCGCGTTTTCAGCGGATGGAACATCTCCGGTGACGGCGAGCCCCCGCCGGTGCCCGACGCGAAGGGTCCCACGGCCCCCTCCGCGGTCTCCACCGTCATCCCGGACAAAACCCAGTGCGACTTGGTCTTCGGGTGGGTGGGACTCCGCCGGACCGACCCCGATTTCTATAACGCCGCCGTCCTCAACCAGATCCTCGGCGCCTTCGGCATGGGGGGGAGGCTCGGCAACCGGATTCGCGAGGAGGAGGGCCTCGCCTATTCCGTGCACGGTTCGGTCCACGCCTCGATCGGGGCGGGGCCTTTCCTGATCCGCGCCGGCGTTCATCCGGATCATGTGATCCGCGCCGCGAGGATCATCCGCGAGGAGGTGGACCGCATCCGCCGGGAGCGGGTCGCGCCGCGGGAACTGCGGGAGGTCCGGGACTACCTGATCGACAGCATTCCACTCCGCCTGGAGACCAACGACGGCATCGCCGCCTTCCTCCTTCGAGAGGAGTACTACGGCCTCGGCCCGGACTACCTGGATCGCTACAAGGAGGAGATCCGCGGCGTGACCCGGGAAGGAGTGCGGCGGGTCGCCCGGCGGATCCTCCGGAAGGGCGGTTGGGTGGTGGCCGCGGCGGGCCCCCCTCTCCCCGAACCGTTGGAAAAGGTCCTGCCCGGCCGCCGTCGCGTCCGATCGGGGGCTTGA
- the fabG gene encoding 3-oxoacyl-[acyl-carrier-protein] reductase, translating to MSRETQAVPEGRVAIVTGGAQNIGKEIALTIARLGADVAVVDVNLEGAEATAHEIESLGRRAAAFRVDVCDTEEVRGCVKKTVEKLGGVDILVNNAGITRDNLILLMKEEDWDAVIGVNLKGTFNFTKAAARPMLKARSGRIVNVASVIGVMGNVGQANYAASKAGIIGLTKSTAKELASKGITVNAIAPGFIQTAMTDAMSEKARGSLMELIPLRRLGTSRDVADVVAFLVSPAASYITGQVIRVDGGMIMA from the coding sequence ATGAGCCGGGAAACGCAAGCCGTGCCGGAGGGACGGGTCGCCATCGTCACCGGCGGAGCCCAGAACATCGGGAAGGAGATCGCCCTCACGATCGCCCGGCTGGGCGCGGACGTGGCCGTGGTGGACGTGAACCTCGAGGGCGCCGAGGCGACGGCCCATGAAATCGAATCGCTGGGGCGTCGCGCCGCGGCCTTCCGGGTGGACGTATGCGACACCGAGGAGGTTCGTGGCTGCGTTAAAAAAACGGTGGAAAAACTGGGCGGAGTGGATATTCTCGTGAACAACGCGGGGATCACCCGGGACAACCTCATCCTGCTCATGAAGGAAGAGGATTGGGACGCGGTGATCGGCGTGAACCTGAAAGGGACCTTCAACTTCACGAAGGCGGCCGCCCGCCCGATGTTGAAGGCGCGTTCCGGTCGCATCGTCAACGTCGCGTCGGTGATCGGCGTTATGGGGAACGTGGGTCAGGCGAACTACGCCGCCTCCAAGGCGGGCATCATCGGCCTGACCAAGTCGACGGCCAAGGAACTCGCCTCGAAGGGGATCACCGTCAACGCGATCGCCCCCGGTTTTATCCAGACGGCGATGACCGACGCCATGTCCGAAAAGGCGCGGGGAAGCCTGATGGAGCTGATCCCCCTGCGGCGCTTGGGCACCAGCCGCGATGTGGCGGACGTGGTCGCCTTTCTCGTGTCTCCCGCCGCCTCCTACATCACCGGTCAGGTGATCCGCGTGGACGGCGGCATGATCATGGCCTGA